The Acidobacteriota bacterium nucleotide sequence GACCAGGTGGAGCAGGCCCGGCAGGCCCTCCAGCAGGCGGAGGCCAACTACACCCTGGTGAAGAAGGGCCCGCGGGTGGAGGAGATCGAGCAGGGCCGCGCACGGCTGCAGCAGGCGAAGGAGGCCCTGGCCCTCTCGGAGACGAAACTCTCCTACGCCATCCTCTCGAGCCCGATGGCGGGGTTGGTCCTGTCCAAGAATGTCGAACCGGGGGAGTTCGTTTCCGCCGGGACGCCCGTGGTGACCGTGGGCGACCTCGCCCACCCGTGGGTTCGTGCCTACGTGGAGGAGACCGACCTGGGCCGGGTCAAGCTGGGGCAGTCGGTCCGCGTGACCTGCGACAGCTACCCGGGGAAAGTCTACGCCGGGAAGGTCGTCTTCATCTCGGGCGAGGCCGAGTTCACGCCCAAGAGCGTCCAGACGAAAAAGGAGCGGGTGAAGCTGGTCTACCGGATCAAGGTGGACATCGACAACCCCGCCCTGGAGCTCAAGCCCGGCATGCCGGTGGACGCGGAAATCACCACGGACGAGCCGAAAAAATGAAGGACGGATTTTCAACCACGAAATTCACGGAATACACAAAACCTGAGAGACCTGATCGGGAAAACCCTTCACACCCTGCTGGCTTGCCTTATCGAATTACAGAGGCCGAAGTAGTCGACAAGACGCATGCCTCTTCTTCGTCTTTTCCGAGAATTGATTCCATGCACCTGATTCGTTCGTGTATTTCGTGTATTTCGTGGTTAATCTCTTGTTCCTTTTTCTTCGCTTTCCTGCGGTTGGAAGGTGGGTGAGATGATCCGGTGTGAAGGGCTGACGCGGCGGTTCCGCGATGTCACCGCGGTGGACGGGCTGGACCTTTCCGTGGAGAAGGGGGAGCTGTTCGGCCTGGTCGGGCCCGACGGCGCCGGGAAGACCACCACCATGCGCATGCTGGCGGGGATCCTGCGCCCCACCTCCGGCACGGCCAAAGTGGCGGGCCACGACATCGTCCGGGACCCGGAGGGGGTCAAGGGGAGGATCGCCTACATGGCCCAGCGGTTCGGGCTCTACGTGGACCTCACCGTGGCCGAGAACATCGCCTTCTACGGCGATCTTTACGGCGTCTCCCGGAAAGGGCGCGGGGAGCGGACGGACCGCCTCCTGACCATGGCCGGGATGGAGCCTTTCAAGCGCCGCCGCGCAGGGAACCTCTCGGGGGGGATGAAGCAGAAACTGGCGCTGGTCTGTTCCCTGATCCACTCGCCGGAAGTGCTCCTCCTGGACGAGCCCACCAACGGCGTGGACCCCGTCTCCCGGCGGGACTTCTGGCGCATTCTCTACCAGCTCCTCCGGGAGGGGGTCACGGTGTTCGTCTCCACCGCCTACCTCGACGAGGCCGAGCGCTGTTCCCGCCTGGTACTGCTCCACAAGGGACGCCGGGTGGGTCACGGTTCGCCGGACGAGGTGAAGGGCCTGGTGCGGGGTTCCATCCTGGAAGTGCGCCTGGACGCGCCCCGGCAGGCGGCGGAATCGCTTCGCGCGGCCCTTCCGCCCGGCAGCGTCAACGTCTTCGGTGACCGGCTGCACGTGACGGCCGACGACGCCGCGGAGGGCGAGCGTGCCATCCGACGGGCCCTGGGCGCCCGGCCGGGCAATGTCGAGATCACCGCGGTAGCCCCCTCCCTCGAGGACGTTTTCGTCTCGGTCCTCGCGCGGGAGGGCCTTTCCACCGGCGCCCCGGCACCCGGAGAGGCCGACGGGAGGCCCAAATGAACCCGGCTGCCATCGCCGTCTCGGTCCGCGGCCTCGAGAAGCGTTTCGGCGATTTCGTCGCCGTCAACCGGATCGACCTGGAGGTCCCCGCGGGGGAGATCTTCGGCTTTCTCGGGCCCAACGGCGCCGGGAAGTCCACCACCATCCGGATGCTCTGCGGCCTCCTGGTCCCCTCCGCCGGCGAGGGGTGTGTGGCCGGGTTCGACATCCGCACGGAAACCGAGCGCATCAAGACCCGCATCGGGTACATGAGCCAGAAGTTCTCCCTCTACGA carries:
- a CDS encoding ABC transporter ATP-binding protein; translated protein: MIRCEGLTRRFRDVTAVDGLDLSVEKGELFGLVGPDGAGKTTTMRMLAGILRPTSGTAKVAGHDIVRDPEGVKGRIAYMAQRFGLYVDLTVAENIAFYGDLYGVSRKGRGERTDRLLTMAGMEPFKRRRAGNLSGGMKQKLALVCSLIHSPEVLLLDEPTNGVDPVSRRDFWRILYQLLREGVTVFVSTAYLDEAERCSRLVLLHKGRRVGHGSPDEVKGLVRGSILEVRLDAPRQAAESLRAALPPGSVNVFGDRLHVTADDAAEGERAIRRALGARPGNVEITAVAPSLEDVFVSVLAREGLSTGAPAPGEADGRPK